A window of the Vigna angularis cultivar LongXiaoDou No.4 chromosome 3, ASM1680809v1, whole genome shotgun sequence genome harbors these coding sequences:
- the LOC108326242 gene encoding zinc finger CCCH domain-containing protein 14 — MDHRKRGRSEAAFNVNGAAKKFRPETDSFPTGLGSKSKPCTKFFSTSGCPFGEGCHFLHYVPGGFKAVSQLINVGNDPGIPHVGRNPIPPSFPDGSSPPVVKTRLCNKFNTAEGCKFGDKCHFAHGEWELGRPTAPSYEDPRVMGQMPSSRIGGRLEPQLPAHGAAASFGASATAKISINAALAGAVIGKGGVNSKQICRVTGAKLAVRDHDTDSNLRNIELEGSLDQIKQASAMVHELILNLSSASGPPMKTFTTQTSAPASNFKTKLCENFAKGSCTFGERCHFAHGTDDLRKTGI; from the exons ATGGATCATCGCAAGAGGGGGAGGTCTGAAGCTGCCTTCAATGTCAATGGCGCCGCCAAGAAATTCAGACCAG AAACGGACTCCTTTCCAACTGGTTTAGGAAGCAAATCGAAGCCATGCACAAAGTTTTTCAG CACCTCTGGCTGTCCATTTGGTGAAGGATGTCATTTCCTGCATTATGTTCCTGGTGGCTTCAAAGCAGTCTCTCAGCTGATCAATGTTGGGAACGATCCTGGTATTCCTCATGTTGGTAGAAATCCTATTCCACCATCCTTCCCTGATGGGTCTTCTCCTCCGGTTGTTAAAACCCGATTGTGCAACAAGTTTAATACCGCTGAGGGTTGCAAATTTGGTGACAAGTGTCACTTTGCCCATGGTGAGTGGGAGCTTGGCAGGCCTACGGCTCCATCATATGAAGATCCCCGTGTTATGGGACAAATGCCAAGCAGCAGGATAGGTGGACGTCTGGAGCCCCAACTTCCAGCTCATGGCGCAGCTGCCAGCTTTGGAGCCTCGGCCACTGCAAAAATTAGTATCAATGCCGCACTAGCTGGAGCAGTGATTGGAAAAGGAGGCGTCAACTCAAAGCAAATTTGTCGTGTAACAGGAGCTAAACTTGCCGTAAGGGATCATGACACGGATTCTAACCTCAGAAACATCGAGCTTGAAGGCAGTCTTGATCAGATCAAGCAAGCCAGTGCAATGGTACACGAACTTATTTTAAATCTTAGTTCTGCCTCTGGGCCTCCAATGAAGACCTTTACTACACAGACTTCCGCCCCGGCAAGCAACTTCAAGACCAAGCTCTGCGAAAACTTCGCTAAAGGTTCCTGCACTTTTGGGGAAAGGTGTCACTTCGCTCATGGAACTGATGATTTGCGCAAGACTGGAATATGA
- the LOC108324850 gene encoding AP2/ERF and B3 domain-containing transcription factor At1g51120: MTNRNRECYSDCSEINFAAFGAMQEENNAAGPLLQKFKGVVPQQNGNWGAQIYANHQRIWLGTFKSEREAAMAYDSASIKLRNGDSHRNFPWNDQTVQEPQFQSHYSTETMLSMIRDGTYPSRFATFLSTRQQGGVLKHVTLKDDGKEQLCCTQLFQKELTPSDVGKLNRLVIPKKHAVTYFPNVCDGGAESHEENVSADVEVAFYDRLMRQWKFRYCYWKSSQSYVFTRGWNRFVKDKKLKAKDTIAFFTCEPVDCRKGGEGEAFGLIDVIYSSDEDTKDEHTLKDLNAEKGLKLFGVLIK, translated from the coding sequence ATGACGAACAGAAACAGGGAATGTTATTCAGACTGCAGCGAAATCAATTTTGCAGCATTTGGCGCCATGCAAGAAGAGAATAACGCAGCAGGGCCGTTGCTTCAGAAGTTCAAAGGCGTTGTGCCTCAACAAAACGGAAACTGGGGTGCCCAGATATATGCAAACCACCAGAGAATCTGGTTGGGGACTTTCAAATCGGAAAGAGAGGCTGCAATGGCTTATGACAGCGCCAGCATAAAACTCAGAAACGGAGACAGCCACAGAAACTTTCCATGGAACGATCAAACGGTGCAAGAGCCTCAGTTTCAAAGCCATTACAGCACAGAAACAATGCTGAGCATGATTAGAGATGGCACCTACCCTTCACGCTTTGCCACATTTCTCAGCACTCGTCAACAAGGTGGTGTTCTCAAGCACGTAACTTTGAAGGATGATGGCAAGGAGCAGCTTTGCTGCACCCAGCTTTTTCAGAAGGAGTTGACACCGAGTGATGTGGGGAAGCTCAACAGGCTTGTCATCCCGAAAAAGCATGCAGTCACATATTTTCCTAACGTGTGTGACGGCGGCGCAGAATCGCatgaagaaaatgtgagtgCTGACGTTGAGGTTGCGTTTTACGACAGGCTCATGAGACAGTGGAAATTTCGATACTGTTATTGGAAGAGCAGCCAAAGCTACGTGTTCACGAGAGGGTGGAATCGGTTTGTGAAGGACAAAAAACTGAAGGCTAAGGATACCATTGCGTTTTTCACGTGTGAACCTGTGGATTGCAGAAAAGGAGGAGAGGGAGAAGCTTTTGGATTGATTGATGTAATCTATAGTTCAGATGAAGACACCAAAGATGAACACACTTTAAAGGATTTGAATGCAGAAAAGGGTTTGAAACTCTTTGGAGTTTTGATCAAATAG
- the LOC108325299 gene encoding protein NRT1/ PTR FAMILY 7.1: MATSFSANSTNIATNKVTEGDSSYREESAMERSSRADEKKIGGAKVASLLLVNQALATLAFFGVGVNLVLFLTRVLGQDNVSAANNVSKWIGTVYMFSLIGAFLSDSYWGRYLTCTVFQLVFVLGLALSSLSSWRFLINPAGCGDGNTPCKPSSIGDDIFYLSIYLVAFGYGGHQPTLATFGADQYDEKNPKERSAKVAFFCYFYFALNVGSLFSNTVLVYYEDTGKWTMGFLVSLVSAVIAFLAFLLGTPRYRFVKPCGNPVMRVAQVFSAVVRKWKVAPAKAEELFEVEGSQSAIKGSRKIRHTDDFEFMDKAATIKDSEEQSSKNPWRLCTVTQVEEAKCVLRMLPVWLCTIIYSVVFTQMASLFVEQGDVMNSYIGSFHLPAASMSAFDICSVLVCTGIYRQILVPLAGKLSGNPKGLSELQRMGIGLIIGMFAMVASGATEIARLRRIIHGEKTSSLSIFWQIPQYVLVGASEVFMYVGQLEFFNGQAPDGIKSFGSSLCMASISLGNYVSSMLVNMVMIITARGQNKGWIPENLNTGHMDRFFFLLAGLAAFDFVLYLLCAKWYKNINVEDNDMEEQEHDDVNSKV, from the exons ATGGCCACTTCTTTCTCTGCCAACTCCACCAATATTGCCACAAACAAG GTAACAGAAGGAGATAGCAGCTACAGAGAGGAATCTGCTATGGAGAGAAGTAGCAGAGCGGATGAAAAGAAAATAGGAGGAGCTAAAGTTGCAAGCCTCTTGCTAG TGAATCAAGCACTGGCTACACTAGCCTTCTTTGGAGTTGGAGTGAACTTGGTTCTGTTCTTAACCAGAGTTCTTGGTCAAGACAATGTGAGTGCTGCTAATAATGTCAGCAAATGGATAGGAACTGTTTATATGTTCTCATTGATCGGAGCATTTCTGAGTGATTCATACTGGGGTCGATACTTAACCTGCACGGTGTTTCAGCTTGTTTTCGTTCTG gGCTTAGCACTCTCCTCGTTGTCATCTTGGCGTTTCTTGATCAACCCAGCTGGTTGTGGCGATGGCAATACTCCTTGTAAACCTTCATCGATTGGAGACGACATTTTCTACTTGTCCATATATCTAGTAGCATTTGGTTATGGGGGCCACCAACCCACCTTAGCAACATTTGGTGCAGACCAATACGATGAGAAAAATCCAAAAGAGAGGAGTGCAAAAGTAGCTTTCTTCTGCTACTTTTACTTTGCTCTCAATGTTGGTTCTTTGTTTTCCAACACTGTACTAGTCTACTACGAGGATACAGGGAAGTGGACAATGGGTTTCTTGGTATCATTGGTCTCCGCTGTCATAGCCTTTTTGGCTTTCTTGCTGGGAACTCCAAGATACAGGTTTGTAAAGCCATGCGGAAACCCAGTGATGAGGGTTGCTCAGGTATTTTCTGCTGTCGTTAGGAAATGGAAGGTTGCTCCAGCAAAGGCAGAAGAACTTTTTGAGGTCGAAGGATCACAATCTGCCATAAAAGGCAGTAGAAAGATTCGGCACACAGATGATTTTGA ATTCATGGACAAGGCAGCTACAATCAAAGATAGCGAGGAGCAGAGTTCAAAAAATCCATGGCGGCTTTGCACTGTGACACAAGTGGAGGAAGCAAAATGCGTGTTAAGAATGCTACCGGTTTGGCTATGTACCATTATTTACTCAGTAGTGTTTACACAAATGGCTTCTCTTTTTGTTGAGCAAGGGGATGTGATGAACTCCTACATAGGAAGTTTTCATCTGCCAGCAGCGAGCATGTCTGCGTTTGACATCTGCAGTGTCCTTGTATGCACGGGAATTTATCGCCAAATCCTTGTTCCATTAGCTGGAAAACTAAGTGGTAATCCAAAGGGACTGAGTGAGCTTCAAAGAATGGGAATTGGCCTAATTATTGGTATGTTTGCAATGGTTGCATCTGGTGCCACAGAGATTGCAAGACTCAGACGAATTATTCATGGAGAGAAGACGAGTTCACTGAGCATATTTTGGCAAATCCCACAGTATGTTTTGGTTGGTGCTTCAGAAGTTTTCATGTATGTTGGTCAATTGGAGTTCTTCAATGGGCAGGCTCCTGATGGCATAAAAAGCTTTGGCAGCTCACTTTGCATGGCTTCAATTTCTCTTGGAAACTATGTAAGCAGCATGCTGGTGAACATGGTTATGATAATAACAGCAAGGGGTCAAAACAAAGGATGGATTCCTGAGAACTTGAACACAGGGCACATGGACAGGTTCTTCTTTCTGCTTGCAGGGTTAGCTGCCTTTGACTTTGTCCTATACTTGTTGTGTGCTAAGTGGTACAAGAACATCAATGTTGAAGATAATGACATGGAAGAGCAAGAACATGATGATGTAAACAGCAAGGTTTGA